One window from the genome of Pempheris klunzingeri isolate RE-2024b chromosome 7, fPemKlu1.hap1, whole genome shotgun sequence encodes:
- the qsox2 gene encoding sulfhydryl oxidase 2: MTSCSRRVSPRTAGMLQFWFTAAVALWLVPGCVGTAARLYTEEDPLVILSSSSLKPTVSNSSSAWLVQFFSSWCGHCIQYSSTWKALAQDVKDWQQAISVAVLDCAQEENFDVCKEYSIKFYPTFKYFRAHSPATERGTTYRGADREIQSVRQLMVNILQNHTKLDWPDHCPPLEPYSSVELLPLLGQRSDHYTAIIVEEPDSYVGREVILDLLQYSGVEVKRALSSDLPLLDALKISTFPSIYLLHPNATHAHLHVQKRLRFFFSSLLRTLPGVQRRFKPISSSTSSGGQMVALPDKQSTEPWRDFDRSKVYTADLESALHYLLRVELATHNTLEGEELKIFKDFVTLVAKLYPDGGSVVKLMETLSDWLLSLPLQRIPYQAVLDLVDNKMRISGVFLGAELRWVGCQGSRAGLRGYPCALWTLFHVLTVQHDAMPNALENTGLEGEAAPVLQVMRRYIRTFFGCEQCGRHFEQAAAASMEKVQNREEQILWLWNQHNRVNYRLAGSLSDDPLFPKAPWPSPSLCSSCHEEKNGVHVWNHQNVLLFLRQHYGASNLSPKYSLTPPRLPAPPSDPEPVQTSRPQEEHRGGGGGGGGERKEPEKKAEEQPKSRPGHQTLRGEDRVETRGLGAEGGGRRGGQEGGTAGGGVWILGLGFNSVDMSLCVVLYVCSCLFLMLLFFFFKVRSRRWKLRYSRLHV; the protein is encoded by the exons ATGACCAGCTGCTCTCGGCGCGTCTCTCCCCGGACGGCAGGGATGCTCCAGTTCTGGTTCACAGCGGCGGTCGCCCTGTGGCTGGTCCCCGGGTGCGTGGGAACCGCAGCCCGCTTGTACACCGAGGAGGATCCGCTGGTGatcctgagcagcagcagccttaaGCCCACCGTGAGTAACTCGTCCTCGGCCTGGCTGGTCCAGTTCTTCTCCTCCTGGTGTGGACACTGCATCCAGTACTCCAGCACATGGAAGGCCCTGGCCCAGGACGTCAAAG actGGCAGCAGGCCATCAGTGTGGCGGTGTTGGACTGCGCTCAGGAGGAGAACTTTGACGTCTGTAAGGAGTACAGCATCAAGTTCTACCCAACATTCAAA TATTTTCGGGCCCACAGTCCagcgacagagagagggacGACCTACAGAG gtgCAGACAGAGAAATCCAGTCAGTGAGACAGTTGATGGTGAACATCCTGCAGAACCACACTAAGCTGGACTGGCCTGATCACTGTCCTCCACTGGAACCATACAG ctcaGTGGAGCTGCTCCCTCTGttaggtcaaaggtcagaccACTACACTGCCATCATCGTAGAGGAACCAGACTCCTACGTGGGACGAGAG gtgaTCCTGGACCTGCTGCAGTACTCAGGTGTGGAGGTAAAGAGAGCTCTGAGCTCTGATCTCCCCCTGCTGGACGCTCTGAAGATCTCTACCTTCCCCTCCATCTACCTGCTGCACCCAAatgcaacacatgcacacctgcatgt tcaGAAGcggctgcgtttcttcttctcctccttgttGAGGACGTTACCAGGAGTTCAGCGCAGGTTCAAGccgatcagcagcagcacttccaGTGGAGGTCAGATGGTGGCGCTGCCAGACAAGCAGAGCACCGAGCCCTGGAGAGACTTTGACAG gtcgAAGGTGTACACAGCTGATCTGGAGTCAGCCCTCCACTACCTGCTGAGAGTCGAGCTGGCTACCCATAATAccctggagggggaggagctgaAGATCTTTAAGGACTTTGTCACTTTGGTCGCTAAG TTGTATCCAGATGGAGGTTCGGTGGTGAAGCTGATGGAGActctctctgattggctgctcagTTTGCCGCTGCAGCGAATTCCCTACCAGGCTGTCCTGGACCTGGTGGACAACAAGATGAGG aTCTCAGGTGTGTTCCTGGGGGCGGAGCTTCGCTGGGTTGGTTGCCAGGGCAGCAGAGCGGGGCTTCGAGGTTACCCATGTGCCCTCTGGACTCTGTTCCACGTCCTGACCGTCCAACACGACGCCATGCCCAACGCACTAGAGAACACAG GTCTGGAGGGCGAGGCGGCTCCGGTGCTGCAGGTGATGCGTCGGTACATCAGGACGTTCTTCGGCTGCGAGCAGTGTGGTCGACACTTTGAACAGGCAGCAGCCGCCAGCATGGAGAAAGTCcagaacagagaggaacagaTCCTCTGGCTGTGGAACCAACACAACAGGGTCAACTACAGACTGGctg gctctCTGAGTGATGACCCCCTCTTCCCTAAAGCTCCATGGCCGagcccctccctctgctcctcctgccaCGAGGAGAAAAATGGCGTCCACGTCTGGAATCACCAAaatgtcctcctcttcctccgacAACACTACGGAGCCTCCAACCTGTCCCCCAAATACTCCCTGACTCCCCCACGACTCCCTGCTCCCCCTTCTGACCCTGAACCTGTACAGACCAGCCGCCCTCAagaggagcacagaggaggaggaggaggaggaggaggagagaggaaggagccGGAGAAGAAGGCTGAGGAGCAGCCGAAGTCTCGACCCGGACATCAGACTCTGAGGGGGGAGGACAGGGTGGAGACTCGAGGCCTGGGGGCAGAAGGtggtggaagaagaggaggacaagaaggaggaacagcaggaggaggtgtcTGGATTCTGGGTCTGGGCTTTAACAGCGTGGACATGAGTCTGTGTGTGGTCCTGTACGTCTGCTCCTGCCTCTTCCTCatgctcctcttcttcttcttcaaagtCCGATCCAGGAGGTGGAAACTCCGATACTCTCGCCTCCACGTCTGA